The Cloeon dipterum chromosome 3, ieCloDipt1.1, whole genome shotgun sequence genome includes a region encoding these proteins:
- the ATPsynF gene encoding putative ATP synthase subunit f, mitochondrial yields the protein MAFGDYPAEYNPKVHGPYDPARYYGKIDTPFTQVKVGEIGGWLARRNKSPNAIAGAFSRAFWRWQHKYVQPKRTGIAPFFQVTFAGMLFFYVMNYGKLKHHRNYKYHW from the exons ATGGCGTTCGGTGACTACCCGGCCGAATATAATCCAAAGGTTCACGGGCCCTACGACCCTGCCCGTTATTATGGCAAAA tcgACACCCCTTTCACTCAAGTGAAGGTCGGTGAGATTGGAGGTTGGCTAGCCCGCAGGAATAAGTCTCCAAATGCCATCGCTGGAGCTTTCAGCCGAG CTTTCTGGCGCTGGCAACATAAGTACGTGCAGCCAAAGAGGACCGGAATTGCTCCTTTCTTCCAGGTCACCTTCGCTGGAATGCTTTTCTTCTACGTGATGAACTACGGAAAACTGA AGCACCACCGCAACTACAAGTACCACTGGTGA
- the LOC135940472 gene encoding glucose dehydrogenase [FAD, quinone]-like → MSINGSVCPSGTAPGMSGVSGALLTSLIGSLLSGACDIGNPDDYPLDTNTQMSEFDFVIVGAGAAGSVLATRLTESTSANFTVALLEAGGNPPPDSDVPGLSHTLQMTDADWQYKTEPQTNAFQGLEGNRCLWPRGKALGGSTVLNAMIYVRGHKNDYDNWVAKGNPGWDYASVLPYFKRSEDIKVAGLQNSTYHASGGPLPVSNFEEWPPIFQAMLQSAVQTGSRLTDVNGAQQAGFNKAQVTASHSVRFNAAKAFLKGAKARENLHVFKHAQATKVIFEGTRAVGVEFVRNGQVRTLRARQEVILSAGAINSPQLLMLSGVGPADHLNDLNISVVHDLPGVGRNLQDHSRFMGATFSVPKENNSVDPVFQYFQSRSGRLSTTGALSLTGFISTNFKSRNYPDVQMHFEGPFSDARNVDVGSKIYGLTQESKETLFRPLFKENRDVYIMEPILLRPKSRGWIQLQSSNPTAAPKIFANFFEHEEDVETLARGAIWSLAMSQAKPLRTQGARLNTAKLPGCSQFPSLSFTYWKCAVRHTAATTYHPAGTCKMGPAEDALAVVDAELRVHGVKGLRVVDASIMPDIVSGNTMAPVYMIAEKAVDLILNSYTKN, encoded by the exons ATGTCCATCAACGGGAGTGTGTGTCCAAGCGGAACGGCGCCAGGCATGTCTGGAGTGTCTGGAGCATTGCTGACCAGTTTAATTGGCTCCCTGCTGAGCGGTGCTTGTGATATTGGCAACCCAGATGACTATCCTCTTGACACTAA cACCCAAATGAGCGAGTTTGACTTCGTGATAGTCGGAGCCGGCGCTGCTGGCTCTGTCCTGGCCACCAGGCTCACCGAGTCGACGTCGGCGAATTTTACTGTTGCGCTGCTCGAAGCTGGCGGCAATCCTCCACCTGACTCGGATGTGCCGGGACTCTCCCATACTTTGCAg ATGACAGATGCTGATTGGCAATACAAAACCGAGCCACAAACAAACGCATTCCAAGGGCTGGAGGGAAACAG aTGCCTTTGGCCACGGGGGAAGGCACTCGGGGGCTCGACGGTTCTGAACGCGATGATTTACGTTCGCGGCCATAAAAACGATTACGACAACTGGGTCGCTAAAGGCAACCCTGGCTGGGACTACGCCTCCGTCTTGCCCTACTTCAAGCGCTCCGAGGACATAAAGGTAGCCGGCTTGCAGAATTCGACGTACCACGCAAGCGGTGGACCGCTCCCTGTGTCGAACTTTGAAGAATGGCCGCCGATATTTCAA GCTATGCTCCAGTCGGCCGTTCAGACTGGATCGAGATTAACCGACGTGAACGGCGCGCAGCAGGCCGGCTTCAACAAGGCGCAGGTAACCGCCTCCCATAGCGTCAGATTCAACGCAGCCAAGGCATTTTTGAAGGGCGCCAAAGCCAGGGAGAATCTGCACGTCTTCAAACATGCTCAAGCGACCAAAGTGATATTTGAGGGAACAAGAGCCGTCGGCGTGGAATTCGTGAGAAATGGACAAGTGCGGACTCTGAGAGCGCGACAGGAAGTGATTTTATCTGCTGGTGCGATCAATTCTCCGCAACTTTTGATGCTCTCCGGCGTTGGACCTGCAGACCACCTGAATGACCTGAACATCAGTGTAGTTCACGACCTGCCTGGCGTAGGCCGCAACTTGCAAGATCACTCGAGGTTCATGGGAGCAACATTTAGTGttccaaaagaaaacaattcaGTGGATCCagttttccaatattttcaaagtcgCTCAGGACGACTGTCGACGACCGGCGCTTTGAGCCTGACAGGTTTCATcagcacaaattttaaatctagaaATTACCCAGACGTTCAGATGCATTTTGAAGGACCTTTTAGTGACGCAAGAAATGTAGACGTGGGTTCGAAAATCTATGGACTGACACAAGAGTCAAAAGAAACGCTTTTCAG AccattatttaaagaaaatcgcGACGTTTACATCATGGAGCCAATCCTCTTGCGTCCTAAGAGCAGAGGCTGGATTCAACTTCAGTCTTCCAACCCTACAGCGgcaccaaaaatatttgccaattTCTTCGAACATGAAGAGGATGTGGAAACCCTGGCAAGAGGTGCTATATGGAGTTTGGCAATGAGCCAGGCCAAACCTTTGAGAACCCAGGGTGCCAGGTTGAACACTGCGAAGCTACCGGGTTGTAGCCAGTTTCCTTCGCTATCTTTCACCTACTGGAAATGTGCCGTCAGACACACTGCTGCCACCACCTACCACCCCGCTGGCACCTGCAAAATGGGGCCTGCCGAGGACGCGTTGGCTGTGGTGGACGCTGAGCTCAGGGTGCACGGAGTGAAAGGACTAAGGGTGGTTGACGCTTCTATCATGCCAGATATTGTCAGTGGCAACACTATGGCACCTGTTTATATGATTGCTGAGAAAGCTGtggatttgattttaaattcatacacaaaaaattga